One window of Saimiri boliviensis isolate mSaiBol1 chromosome 4, mSaiBol1.pri, whole genome shotgun sequence genomic DNA carries:
- the LOC101040559 gene encoding LOW QUALITY PROTEIN: small ubiquitin-related modifier 2 (The sequence of the model RefSeq protein was modified relative to this genomic sequence to represent the inferred CDS: inserted 2 bases in 2 codons; substituted 3 bases at 3 genomic stop codons), with amino-acid sequence MWTCHFFCEVAAEEIPVLAMAVEKPVEGVKTENXDYINLKVVEQDDSCGAFKIKKRTPLSKLMKAHCEQQGLSVRQIRFXFDXAINGTDTPGQLEIEDEDTIDVFXXQTGSVY; translated from the exons ATGTGGACCTGCCACTTCTTTTGTGAAGTGGCAGCCGAGGAGATTCCAGTGCTCGCCATGGCCGTTGAAAAGCCCGTGGAAGGAGTCAAGACTGAGA AAGATTATATTAATTTGAAGGTGGTGGAACAGGATGATTCCTGTGGTGCGTTTAAGATTAAGAAGCGTACCCCACTTAGTAAACTAATGAAAGCCCATTGTGAACAACAGGGATTGTCAGTGAGGCAGATCAGATTCTGATTTG AGGCAATCAATGGAACAGACACACCTGGACAGTTGGAAATAGAAGATGAAGATACAATTGATGTGTTTTAATAGCAGACAGGAAGTGTCTACTGA